In Danaus plexippus chromosome 28, MEX_DaPlex, whole genome shotgun sequence, a genomic segment contains:
- the LOC116776087 gene encoding aldo-keto reductase AKR2E4-like: MYKTYCILLLSAAFNVRFNDAEVQMPRFKLNDGYDIPAIALGTSPGYNSKQKPNEMEVAVKWALDAGYRHFDTAAIYNVEDQVGRALKKYPREEVFVTTKLWNTKHAMSDVVPALQESLKNLQLKYVDLYLIHWPVSQHENLTASDVDYLDSWRGMMNAKKLGLTRSIGVSNFNKEQIQRIIDSGLEVPAVNQVEINLNLQQPDLLEYAKSKNITICGYTPFGSLFYSKGSEDAPPPRLNDPVLTKMAEKYNKTVPQIALRYLHELGVIPLPKSVTRNRIEQNIDIFNFSLTDEEKNLLKGFDRNYRTLPQYKWKDFPYYPFEKN; this comes from the exons GATGCGGAGGTGCAAATGCCGAGGTTCAAACTTAACGATGGCTACGATATACCCGCTATAGCACTTGGCACATCGCCGGGTTACAACAGTAAG CAAAAACCGAACGAGATGGAAGTAGCAGTGAAGTGGGCCTTGGACGCTGGATACCGACATTTTGATACAGCAGCTATTTACAATGTAGAAGATCAGGTCGGCCGTGCTCTGAAGAAATATCCCAGAGAAGAAGTCTTCGTAACAACCAAG CTTTGGAACACGAAGCATGCTATGAGCGACGTGGTACCCGCCCTTCAAGAGTCGCTGAAGAACCTTCAGCTCAAGTACGTGGACCTGTACCTCATACACTGGCCCGTATCACAGCAT GAGAATCTGACAGCATCAGACGTTGACTATCTGGACTCCTGGCGAGGAATGATGAATGCTAAGAAATTGGGATTAACGAGATCCATCGGCGTCTCTAACTTTAACAAAGAACAGATTCAGAGGATTATCGACAGCGGGCTGGAGGTGCCAGCTGTTAACCAGGTCGAG ATTAACCTGAACCTGCAGCAACCAGATCTACTGGAATATGCCAAGTCAAAGAACATCACAATTTGTGGCTATACGCCATTCGGTTCGTTGTTCTACAGTAAGGGCAGCGAGGACGCGCCGCCCCCAAGGCTCAATGACCCCGTCCTCACCAAAATGGCtgagaaatataataagactGTCCCTCAAATTGCTCTCAGATATTTG CACGAACTGGGCGTCATTCCTCTACCAAAGTCCGTCACGAGGAACCGCATCGAGCAAAATATAGACATCTTCAACTTCTCCCTCACGGATGAAGAGAAAAACCTTCTTAAGGGATTTGATAGAAACTACAGAACCCTCCCGCAGTACAAGTGGAAGGACTTTCCCTATTATCCCTTCGAAAAAAACTAG